The following proteins come from a genomic window of Planctomycetota bacterium:
- a CDS encoding glycosyltransferase has product MSDVNPLRIGIVATRLAGTDGVSLESAKWSATLEALGHTCYFFAGESDRPADRSMVLDIAHFDHPDVRAINEDLFGSTTRSPKTSQAVHELRRRLNDALTQFVRRFDIDLLIVENALSLPMHVPMGLALTELVAETGLPTIAHHHDFPWERPRYDLTAAADYLQAAFPPAMSQIHHVVINTHAAHELARRIGMRCSLVPNVMNFESPQESPPQRSQVPTDELREAIGLKDEELLILQPTRIVPRKRIECAIDLVHWLDRPAALVVTHSSGDEGDAYRKYLVRYAEAMNVRLILAADRFSQKGGTDDDGRRLFSLADAYEHADLVTYPSAIEGFGNAFLEAIYYRRPLVMSAYDIFRADIKPKGFKVVAFDSFVSEATVDAARAILDDAATRKQWADRNYELARRHYSYTVLRECLAKLVHESMTGMF; this is encoded by the coding sequence ATGTCTGATGTGAACCCACTGCGTATCGGCATCGTCGCGACCCGCCTGGCGGGGACGGACGGCGTCTCGCTCGAGTCGGCCAAGTGGTCGGCGACGCTGGAGGCGTTGGGTCATACGTGCTATTTCTTCGCCGGGGAATCGGATCGGCCGGCGGATCGCAGCATGGTGCTGGATATCGCGCACTTCGATCACCCGGACGTGCGCGCGATCAACGAGGATCTTTTCGGCAGCACGACGCGCTCGCCCAAAACTTCGCAGGCGGTGCATGAACTCCGCCGTCGGCTCAATGACGCGCTGACGCAGTTCGTGCGGCGCTTCGACATCGATCTGCTCATCGTCGAGAACGCCCTGTCGCTGCCGATGCATGTGCCGATGGGATTGGCGCTGACGGAACTGGTGGCGGAGACGGGACTGCCGACGATCGCGCATCATCATGATTTTCCGTGGGAAAGGCCGCGTTACGACCTGACCGCCGCCGCCGACTACCTTCAGGCGGCGTTCCCCCCGGCGATGAGTCAGATTCATCACGTCGTCATCAATACCCACGCGGCGCACGAGCTGGCGCGCCGCATCGGCATGCGCTGTTCGCTCGTGCCCAACGTCATGAACTTTGAGTCACCCCAGGAATCGCCCCCGCAGCGGTCGCAGGTTCCGACGGACGAACTGCGCGAAGCGATCGGACTTAAGGACGAGGAGCTTTTGATTCTTCAGCCGACGCGCATTGTGCCGCGCAAGCGCATCGAGTGCGCGATTGATCTGGTGCACTGGCTTGATCGGCCGGCGGCGCTGGTGGTGACGCATTCATCGGGCGACGAGGGCGATGCGTATCGCAAGTATCTGGTGCGCTATGCGGAGGCGATGAACGTGCGCCTGATTCTCGCGGCGGACCGGTTCAGTCAGAAGGGCGGGACGGACGACGATGGACGGCGACTATTTTCGCTCGCCGATGCGTACGAACATGCGGACCTTGTGACGTATCCGTCGGCGATCGAGGGCTTCGGCAATGCGTTTTTGGAGGCGATCTACTATCGCCGCCCGCTGGTGATGAGCGCGTACGATATCTTCCGCGCGGACATCAAGCCCAAGGGATTCAAGGTCGTCGCCTTCGATTCGTTCGTGTCGGAAGCCACGGTTGACGCTGCCCGCGCGATTCTCGATGACGCGGCGACGCGAAAGCAATGGGCCGACCGAAACTACGAACTCGCCCGCCGGCATTATTCGTACACCGTCCTGCGCGAATGTCTGGCCAAGCTCGTGCACGAGTCGATGACGGGAATGTTTTAA